A genomic segment from Andrena cerasifolii isolate SP2316 chromosome 7, iyAndCera1_principal, whole genome shotgun sequence encodes:
- the LOC143371198 gene encoding uncharacterized protein LOC143371198, whose translation MAEDSEVVGDPYWREDQPAETEEIFLVQEALLVGKLEELTREERAVARALERLSMDEPGHVAATGIVRSKASLPRIPLPNFDGQYKDWPSFQGLFQSLVVRDTTLSDAERLHYLRGTLKGDAAKLLRNLPVREENFEAAWKLLEDRYDNQRLSVKALMAAIFGLPSLTRESGPDLKDFYYTLCDSVEALAALKRPYDASGDWLVHLVIERLDPQSRRKWETQLGKTKTPSTFQQLKDFLEGRVNTVEALEEQRGGPAGKSTKLPGTQRNAKVHQVSKSKGSSDQCSLCGASHFILFCADYKAKGPKERKEVLLAKRLCFNCLGRHRVADCKCDKRCQECQQRHHTSIHEATSIRAPAETSEVSVNLGKSRTKESLPRAAVCFPPVLLATARIVVRSRDGEPRLVRALIDQGSEVSLATEALVQLLRLPRRPSNIHLIGIGNQRKERVRGSIQLEFTPHGGDGSRQITTALVLPRITAYSPQVKQSINVWTHLQGLPLADPDFTAGTQIDVLLGADVYSMILEDGVRKGQEGEPIAQKTTLGWIISGLATTANPDIPRASNGLVTLKCTMEDDLVPMVQRFWEQEEVRVTTTFNAEDQECEDYFATTHQRLPSGRYMVRLPFKETQGLGESRAGAVRMLQRMEAKSSRNTAFKEAYQSFLREYEELRHMSKTDKLCPDGESYYLPHHGVLKENSTTTKLRVVFNGSYATSSGKSLNDLLMVGPNLLPGLLRVLLRWRVHRICLTADIEKMFRQIIMHPDDRRFQRLLWRRQEDEAISDYELNTVTYGLACAPYLAIRTLRQLAQDERSRFPRAAAILERDVYMDDVLTGADGKEEARKIQEELCLLCRAGGFNLRKWVSNSPTLLKELPGEEVPSAVNWEEGTLHTALGVHWNVREDEFRVRVVEDHATPVVTRRTVLSRIARIFDPLGFLAPVTVTAKIFLQSLWLLKIDWDTTLPPAAGREWTQYVADLPSLAEVRVPRWLGLHPRVKHLELHGFADASERAFAAVVYLRVVDDDDHAQAHLITSKTKVAPLQRVTLPRLELCAAALLSRLVTVTKGAMEWDSVPTHLWSDSRIVLDWIRGHPSRWKTYVANRVADIQRELPEARWHHVAGSENPADCASRGLPPNQLPSFDLWWRGPAWLTGPPHWLNDTTNQEEVTDLEARVVSNLATNSQGLLRVGGRLKHAALASWEKHPIILLKEGHFTELLIDEAHRRTLHGGTQLTLAALRQRYWILQGRQRVKAHIHRCVTCLRWRASPGQQLMGNLPAYRVTPARPFLQVGLDYAGPFTLLASRGRGQRTHKGYVAVFVCLTTRAALLEVVSDYSTEAFLAALRRFTARRGLCSTIHSDRGTNFVGTARELRDNLEPLRSTSEVMQAHLLGDGITWRFNPPAAPHFGGIWEAAVKATKHHLRRVVGDQHLTYEEMTTLLAQIEACLNSRPLQPLSDDPGDVTALTPGHFLIGRRNDEFHFRYTPLIHNRI comes from the exons ATGGCTGAGGACTCGGAAGTCGTAGGCGATCCGTATTGGAGGGAAGATCAACCAGCAGAAACGGAAGAGATCTTCCTCGTGCAAGAGGCTCTCTTGGTAGGAAAATTAGAGGAGCTTACCAGAGAGGAACGGGCTGTGGCCCGAGCCCTGGAACGTTTGTCCATGGACGAGCCGGGCCACGTGGCAGCTACGGGGATCGTCCGTTCAAAGGCCTCGCTACCGCGGATCCCCTTACCGAATTTCGATGGTCAATATAAAGACTGGCCATCTTTCCAAGGACTTTTCCAGTCCCTCGTCGTCCGAGACACGACTTTGTCGGACGCTGAGCGTCTACACTATCTGCGGGGCACTCTTAAAGGCGATGCGGCCAAACTCCTTCGTAATCTACCGGTGCGGGAGGAGAATTTCGAAGCTGCATGGAAATTGCTGGAAGACCGTTACGATAATCAGCGGTTATCGGTAAAGGCATTGATGGCGGCCATTTTTGGCTTACCTTCACTAACACGAGAGTCAGGGCCTGACCTCAAAGACTTCTACTACACGTTGTGCGATTCGGTGGAGGCCCTCGCAGCCCTGAAGAGGCCCTATGATGCCAGCGGCGATTGGCTCGTGCATCTGGTCATAGAAAGACTCGATCCCCAATCCAGGCGCAAATGGGAGACACAGCTTGGCAAGACAAAGACTCCCTCGACCTTCCAGCAGCTGAAGGACTTTTTAGAGGGACGCGTTAATACCGTGGAGGCCTTGGAAGAGCAGCGTGGTGGTCCAGCGGGAAAGTCGACGAAGCTACCTGGAACACAAAGAAACGCCAAGGTTCACCAGGTGAGCAAATCCAAAGGCTCTTCTGACCAGTGCAGTCTCTGTGGCGCTAgtcattttattctgttttGTGCTGACTATAAGGCTAAGGGTCCGAAAGAACGTAAAGAAGTCCTGCTAGCTAAACGCCTTTGCTTTAATTGCTTGGGGAGACATCGCGTCGCCGACTGTAAATGCGACAAACGGTGTCAGGAGTGCCAGCAAAGGCACCATACTTCGATTCACGAAGCGACCTCCATTCGTGCTCCAGCCGAGACTTCGGAAGTCTCAGTAAATTTGGGGAAATCCAGAACAAAGGAGAGCCTCCCTCGCGCCGCGGTGTGCTTCCCACCTGTTTTATTAGCTACCGCCAGGATAGTAGTGCGTTCCCGGGACGGCGAGCCAAGATTAGTGAGGGCTCTGATTGATCAAGGCAGTGAAGTCTCGTTAGCTACGGAAGCTTTGGTACAACTGCTACGACTACCAAGGCGACCCTCGAATATACACTTAATTGGCATCGGCAACCAGCGAAAGGAGCGAGTGCGTGGAAGCATACAACTGGAGTTCACGCCACATGGAGGCGACGGCTCACGGCAGATCACCACGGCTTTGGTGCTGCCACGTATTACGGCCTATTCTCCACAGGTCAAGCAGTCAATAAATGTTTGGACTCACCTCCAAGGTCTACCACTGGCTGATCCGGACTTCACTGCTGGCACCCAGATCGATGTCCTGTTGGGTGCCGACGTCTACTCCATGATCTTGGAGGACGGCGTTCGCAAGGGGCAAGAGGGTGAGCCCATTGCCCAAAAGACGACTTTGGGTTGGATTATATCCGGCCTTGCTACCACGGCCAATCCAGACATACCGCGTGCTTCGAACGGGCTCGTCACGCTGAAGTGTACGATGGAAGATGACCTCGTCCCGATGGTCCAACGGTTCTGGGAACAAGAAGAAGTGAGGGTGACGACTACCTTCAATGCTGAGGACCAGGAGTGCGAGGATTACTTTGCGACCACTCACCAGCGTCTTCCGTCCGGGCGTTATATGGTGCGCCTCCCCTTCAAGGAGACGCAAGGACTGGGCGAGTCTCGAGCCGGGGCCGTCCGAATGCTTCAACGGATGGAGGCCAAGAGCAGTCGGAACACCGCTTTCAAGGAGGCCTACCAGTCGTTCCTGCGTGAGTATGAGGAATTAAGGCATATGTCTAAGACCGATAAACTTTGCCCAGATGGCGAGAGCTATTACCTGCCGCACCACGGCGTACTAAAAGAGAACAGCACTACCACGAAGCTTCGGGTGGTGTTCAATGGCTCCTACGCTACCAGCTCAGGGAAGTCACTGAACGACCTCCTCATGGTGGGACCCAACTTGCTACCGGGTCTTCTACGAGTGTTACTGCGGTGGCGAGTACATCGGATTTGCTTGactgccgatattgaaaagatgTTTCGCCAAATTATCATGCACCCTGACGACCGCCGTTTTCAAAGGCTGCTTTGGCGACGACAAGAAGACGAAGCAATCAGCGATTACGAGCTGAATACTGTTACTTACGGCCTGGCCTGTGCTCCCTACCTGGCCATTCGCACGCTGCGACAACTGGCTCAGGATGAACGCTCCAGGTTTCCAAGGGCTGCTGCGATCCTGGAAAGGGATGTTTACATGGACGATGTGCTTACTGGAGCCGACGGAAAAGAGGAGGCACGCAAGATCCAAGAGGAGCTGTGCCTACTCTGCAGGGCGGGCGGCTTTAATTTAAGGAAGTGGGTGTCTAACTCTCCCACCTTACTGAAGGAGCTCCCAGGCGAAGAGGTCCCATCGGCCGTCAACTGGGAGGAAGGCACACTCCACACGGCTTTGGGCGTCCATTGGAACGTGCGCGAGGACGAGTTCCGAGTCCGGGTAGTGGAGGATCATGCTACCCCAGTCGTTACCCGTCGCACAGTCCTCTCCCGCATTGCTCGAATCTTCGATCCTCTGGGATTTCTGGCGCCGGTAACTGTAACAGCAAAGATATTTTTGCAATCACTTTGGCTGTTGAAAATAGATTGGGACACCACGCTACCGCCAGCGGCCGGACGAGAGTGGACCCAATATGTAGCGGATTTGCCGAGCCTGGCAGAGGTCAGAGTGCCACGCTGGCTAGGACTTCACCCCAGGGTCAAGCATCTGGAGCTCCACGGATTTGCGGACGCTTCAGAGAGAGCCTTCGCCGCCGTGGTATATCTACGAGTcgtggacgacgacgaccacgcgcAGGCGCACTTGATCACCTCCAAAACGAAGGTGGCTCCACTACAGCGAGTCACGCTCCCGAGGCTCGAGTTGTGCGCTGCTGCTCTGCTGAGCCGTCTGGTGACCGTCACGAAGGGGGCCATGGAATGGGACAGCGTCCCGACACACCTGTGGAGCGATTCAAGGATCGTACTGGACTGGATACGAGGCCATCCGTCACGGTGGAAAACTTACGTAGCGAATCGGGTGGCGGATATCCAGCGGGAGCTGCCGGAGGCACGGTGGCATCATGTGGCAGGGAGCGAGAACCCTGCGGACTGCGCTTCAAGGGGCTTGCCACCCAATCAACTACCGAGCTTTGACTTGTGGTGGAGGGGACCAGCCTGGCTCACCGGACCCCCTCACTGGTTGAACGACACTACAAACCAGGAGGAGGTTACAGATCTGGAGGCCAGAGTCGTGTCGAACCTGGCCACTA ATTCCCAAGGGCTACTGCGGGTCGGTGGGCGGTTGAAGCACGCTGCGCTGGCATCCTGGGAGAAGCACCCCATCATCCTGCTAAAGGAAGGTCACTTCACGGAGCTGTTAATTGACGAAGCGCACCGAAGAACGCTACATGGAGGGACGCAACTTACCTTGGCGGCTTTACGACAAAGGTATTGGATATTGCAGGGTCGACAGAGAGTCAAGGCCCATATTCATCGCTGCGTCACCTGTCTCCGCTGGAGGGCATCGCCAGGACAACAGTTGATGGGAAACTTACCAGCTTACCGGGTCACGCCAGCCAGGCCGTTTCTACAAGTGGGCTTGGACTATGCTGGGCCCTTCACACTGTTGGCTTCCCGAGGCAGGGGTCAACGAACACACAAGGGTTATGTGGCCGTGTTTGTGTGTTTAACCACTCGTGCCGCCCTCTTGGAGGTCGTATCTGATTACAGCACCGAGGCCTTCCTTGCAGCACTGCGACGCTTTACCGCGAGGCGAGGTCTCTGTTCCACCATCCACAGCGACCGAGGCACCAATTTTGTCGGGACAGCACGGGAGCTGCGCGATAACCTGGAACCTCTGCGCAGCACAAGTGAGGTTATGCAGGCCCATCTACTAGGCGACGGCATTACTTGGCGATTCAACCCACCTGCAGCCCCGCACTTCGGGGGAATTTGGGAGGCGGCCGTGAAGGCCACAAAGCACCATCTGAGGAGGGTCGTCGGCGATCAGCATCTCACCTATGAAGAGATGACGACCCTGCTTGCCCAAATTGAAGCGTGCTTGAACTCACGACCTCTGCAACCGCTGAGCGACGACCCGGGAGATGTCACGGCCCTCACACCAGGGCATTTCTTGATTG GTCGCCGAAACGACGAATTCCACTTCAGATACACGCCACTAATTCACAACCGGATCTAA